CCAGTTCAAGTTGCTGGTGCGCCAACTGAAGGTACGGTTCGTATGACAAGTGGCGAAGAGAAGCTGTTTGTCGGCGTTGCTCAGATTGCTGAAGATGGCCGAGTTGCACCGAAGCGTTTGGTTGTTTTCAGAGATGAAGAGCCACAAGCGTAGCGCTGAAACCGAATTAGGTATTAGTGTTTAGCCTTGAAAAGCGAGCAAATAAGACAGAAAGCGAACGCCTAATTTAGGTGGTTCGCTTTTTTCGTTTTTAATGGGTTCGATTGTTATTGCACCAACTGACAAACTTCCCTATAATCCTCGGCTCGCGTAGCGGCTGAATCAGAGATTGGCTGCTACAAATATAAACTTACTCTTATCAGGAGAGAATTATGTCTCTGAATGCAGAAACTAAAGCAGCAATCGTTGCAGAATACGCACAATCTGAAGGCGACACAGGTTCACCAGAAGTACAAGTAGCACTACTTACTGCTTCTATCAACCACCTACAAGGTCACTTCAAAGCGCACAAACACGATCACCACAGCCGTCGTGGTCTACTACGTATGGTTTCTAGCCGTCGTAAGCTTCTTGATTACTTGAAAGGCAAAAACCTTGCTCGTTACCAAGACCTAATCAAGCGTCTAGGCCTACGTCGCTAATAGCGATGTCTGCAAAGACAGTTTGAAGAAAAGGAGCATTTATGCTCCTTTTTTTGTGCCTGTAAGAAAATGCTAGGCCGGATGCTCAGAATATCATCTGGCTTTTTCTGATAGGAAATATCTCTCCTAATAAAAATAGTTTATACTACGCCCGCCTATAGCGTTTTCAACGTTTGGCAATCAACCTCTCAAGAGATTACAGTCACAGATGTCGGCCAATAGGTCGCGACTATTCAAAGGCGGATTTGGTCTTAATTCGGCGTATGAACTCATACAAAGAGTCACTATTCTAAGTCCCTTTTCACTAGTCGCGATTGGTAATATCTTGAGTCATTATTCACTTAATCTAAAGTCTGACTTTAGAGCTAAGGATATACAATGTTTGAAAAACCAGTTGTAAAATCGTTCCAGTACGGTAACCACACCGTTACTCTAGAAACGGGCGTAATTGCACGTCAAGCTACTGCTGCTGTAATGGCGACTATGGACGATACATCAGTATTCGTTTCTGTTGTTGCTAAGAAAGAAGCAGTTGCAGGTCAAGACTTCTTCCCTCTAACAGTTAACTACCAAGAGCGTACATACGCTGCGGGTAAAATCCCTGGTGGCTTCTTCAAGCGTGAAGGTCGTCCATCTGAAGGCGAAACACTAACAGCTCGTCTGATTGACCGTCCAATTCGTCCACTTTTCCCAAGTGCGTTTAAAAACGAAGTTCAAGTTATCGCTACGGTTGTTTCTATCAACCCTGACGTAAACCCAGACATGATCACTATGATCGCAACGTCTGCTGCGCTTGCTATCTCTGGTGCTCCATTCAATGGTCCTATCGGTGCTGCACGTGTTGGTCACATCGACGGCGAACTTGTTCTTAACCCATCAAATACTGAGCTTGAAAACTCTAAACTAGACCTAGTTGTGTCTGGTACAGAAGGCGCAGTACTAATGGTTGAATCTGAAGCAGATAACCTATCTGAAGAAGAAATGCTTTCAGCTGTTGTTTACGGTCACGACCAACAACAAGTTGTAATCAAAGCAATCAACGAGTTTGCTGCTGAAGTAGCAACTCCAGCTTGGAACTGGGAAGCGCCAGCAGTTAACACTGAGCTTAAAGCTCAAGTTGCTGAACTTGCTGAAACACGTCTATCTGACGCGTACCAGATCACTGAGAAAATGGCTCGTTACGAGCAAGTTGGCGCAATCAAGAACGACGTTGTTGAAGCTCTAATTGCACAAGACGAAAACCTAGATGAGCGCGAAATCCGCGGCATGCTTGGTTCTCTCGAGAAAAACGTAGTACGTAGCCGCATCATCGCTGGCAACCCACGTATCGACGGTCGTGAAAAAGACATGGTTCGTGCGCTAGACGTACGTACTGGTGTTCTTCCACGTACACACGGTTCTTCTCTATTCACTCGTGGTGAAACTCAAGCACTTGTTACTGCAACGCTAGGTACACAACGTGATGCTCAAATCATCGACAGCCTAATGGGTGAGAAGAAAGACAACTTCCTTCTACACTACAACTTCCCTCCATACTGTGTAGGTGAAACTGGTTTCGTTGGTTCACCTAAGCGTCGTGAAATTGGTCACGGTAAGCTTGCTAAACGTGGTATCCAAGCAGTAATGCCTTCTGTTGAAGAATTCCCATA
This region of Vibrio sp. BS-M-Sm-2 genomic DNA includes:
- the pnp gene encoding polyribonucleotide nucleotidyltransferase produces the protein MFEKPVVKSFQYGNHTVTLETGVIARQATAAVMATMDDTSVFVSVVAKKEAVAGQDFFPLTVNYQERTYAAGKIPGGFFKREGRPSEGETLTARLIDRPIRPLFPSAFKNEVQVIATVVSINPDVNPDMITMIATSAALAISGAPFNGPIGAARVGHIDGELVLNPSNTELENSKLDLVVSGTEGAVLMVESEADNLSEEEMLSAVVYGHDQQQVVIKAINEFAAEVATPAWNWEAPAVNTELKAQVAELAETRLSDAYQITEKMARYEQVGAIKNDVVEALIAQDENLDEREIRGMLGSLEKNVVRSRIIAGNPRIDGREKDMVRALDVRTGVLPRTHGSSLFTRGETQALVTATLGTQRDAQIIDSLMGEKKDNFLLHYNFPPYCVGETGFVGSPKRREIGHGKLAKRGIQAVMPSVEEFPYTVRVVSEITESNGSSSMASVCGTSLALMDAGVPIKASVAGIAMGLVKEGDDFVVLSDILGDEDHLGDMDFKVAGTNAGITALQMDIKIEGITKEIMQIALNQAQGARKHILSVMDEAISGAREDISEFAPRIHTMKISSDKIKDVIGKGGAVIRALCEETGTTIEIEDDGTIKIAATEGAAAKEAIRRIEEITAEVEVGRIYQGKVARLADFGAFVTILPGKDGLVHISQIADKRVEKVSDYLTEGQEVPVKVLEIDRQGRVRLSMKEAVETPTEGEAPAAE
- the rpsO gene encoding 30S ribosomal protein S15, coding for MSLNAETKAAIVAEYAQSEGDTGSPEVQVALLTASINHLQGHFKAHKHDHHSRRGLLRMVSSRRKLLDYLKGKNLARYQDLIKRLGLRR